The genomic DNA TGATCCTGCTTCTCCCTGGTAGACAATCGTTTTGCCCATGGCATCCCAGCAGGGTTTCAATGCGTCGACCACGGCTTCGTCACCACCGATCATGATGGACAGCGTGCCGTTTTTCGCTCCCACATCCCCACCGGAGACGGGGGCATCCACGCTGTACACACCTTTGGCCTGAGCAGCTTCTGCGATTTCGACCGCCAGGGAAGGATCGCTGGTGGTCATATCGACCAGGATCTTGCCTTCGGAAGCACCAGCGAGTGCTCCTTCTTCACCGAGAATGACTTCCTGGACGTCAGCCGGGAAACCGACGATGGAGAAGATGACATCGGCTGCTTCTGCGACCGCTTTGGGAGAGTCAGCCCAGGAGGCCCCTTTCTGAATCAGCGGTTCTGCTTTGGATTTACTGCGATTATAAACCGTGGCTGAGAACCCCGCATCCATCAGGTGTCCCACCATGCTGGCTCCCATGACTCCGGTTCCAATCCAGCCAATTTTTGTTGTTCCCGGTTGAATGGTCGGTATCGCCATAAAATCAATCCCTTTGTCTTTTAAATCAAATTCGTCAGTATGCTTACAATCATTCACTCGATTTCCAACTGGAGATCGTAAAAAAATGATTGCCATATCTCAAGTTAGCACGATATTTCCCACTGGCAGTATATCGAGCTGAGACTCAGATGTCATATGACTGGTTCATTTTTTTGCGAACAATTGGCGCCGGCCTTCGAGTTTCTGAGCTGTTTTACAGGGGGAATGTAAAAGAAACTTGCATCACAGTCTGGAGCGAGGGAGAATTTGACAGATGAATCGCTCCCTGCCCTCCCCACGCAGTTCAGGTCGACTAATTTTCAGATAGAGAGACAGGTTTGTGATGATGATCCAGAATGTGGCATCAGGGCTGGTGGTTTTGGCAGCGTTGATCATGCTGCAGCCCTCCGCAGCCCGGGCCCAGTGTAGCAACTACCCTTGTGGTCCCGACGGGGCACCACTGCTGCAGAGACTGACGC from Gimesia sp. includes the following:
- a CDS encoding NAD(P)-dependent oxidoreductase, with product MAIPTIQPGTTKIGWIGTGVMGASMVGHLMDAGFSATVYNRSKSKAEPLIQKGASWADSPKAVAEAADVIFSIVGFPADVQEVILGEEGALAGASEGKILVDMTTSDPSLAVEIAEAAQAKGVYSVDAPVSGGDVGAKNGTLSIMIGGDEAVVDALKPCWDAMGKTIVYQGEAGSGQHTKMVNQILIATNMIGVCEALLYGYKAGLDLPTVLQSVGSGAAGSWSLSNLGPRIMDNNFDPGFFVEHFIKDMGIALAEAKKMNLSLPGLALGHQLYMAVQAQGHGRDGTHALQLALASLSNVDWENRS